In one window of Methanosarcina vacuolata Z-761 DNA:
- a CDS encoding APC family permease, giving the protein MTELKKTISFTRGMGLAICMLIGTGILALPGLALDAGTVYEAIFGWFLIAIVAVPLIEVCSSLGLKFPSTAGLAGYAEKAVGPWGGYAVSYLVGGSFFFGLPAVALIGSEYMKHLFQLSEAGAALFAVLLVTLMFLSNLAGMKVISLINYASLAVLFLLIGMLIAFNLDFLGSGLGIASGAISGNVHIDLHNIWKVAALLFWAFIGWENLSFSLGEIKDPEKNVPRLYWLSFALVTLIYLLLALISTGASVSGASLQGAAGLSGLVLFTPGGKLLIWLMIVVISANACSWNFTASRLLYAGGRKGIFPEVFGRLSKRNIPVSSLVGLYALSIFLVFGSYLFKIPVSTMMLFVSQNYVFLYAFIIIAYWKTENGWKRGIFSALSLVSLSFLVSGFTWKVAYPIFLIGFGYYRFLRSTDKISASRLPASKLSASRNEIAHCEDVQEISSLVKH; this is encoded by the coding sequence ATGACCGAACTTAAGAAAACGATTTCCTTCACTCGGGGCATGGGGCTTGCAATCTGCATGCTTATAGGCACAGGGATTCTTGCACTGCCAGGCTTGGCGCTTGATGCAGGCACCGTCTATGAAGCAATCTTCGGCTGGTTCCTTATAGCGATTGTCGCAGTCCCTCTTATCGAAGTCTGCTCCAGCCTTGGCCTTAAATTTCCTTCAACAGCCGGACTTGCAGGTTATGCTGAAAAGGCTGTTGGGCCCTGGGGAGGATATGCGGTTTCCTACCTTGTGGGAGGCTCTTTCTTTTTCGGGCTTCCTGCAGTTGCCCTTATAGGCAGCGAATATATGAAGCATCTTTTTCAGTTGTCAGAAGCAGGAGCAGCCCTTTTTGCGGTTCTGCTTGTAACCCTTATGTTCCTTTCGAACCTGGCTGGAATGAAGGTTATCTCTCTGATCAATTATGCATCTCTGGCTGTCCTTTTTCTGCTAATAGGCATGCTTATTGCCTTTAACCTTGATTTTCTGGGCTCGGGCCTCGGGATTGCCAGCGGAGCAATTAGTGGTAACGTGCATATAGACCTGCATAACATCTGGAAAGTTGCAGCCCTCCTTTTCTGGGCTTTTATCGGCTGGGAAAACCTCTCTTTTTCCCTGGGGGAAATAAAAGACCCTGAAAAAAACGTGCCTCGCCTTTACTGGCTGAGTTTTGCCCTTGTAACCTTAATTTACCTTCTGCTTGCCTTAATCAGCACGGGAGCCAGTGTTTCAGGCGCTTCTCTTCAGGGTGCAGCCGGGCTTTCCGGCCTCGTGCTTTTTACGCCCGGAGGAAAACTGCTCATCTGGCTCATGATAGTAGTTATTTCAGCAAATGCCTGTTCCTGGAACTTTACTGCAAGCCGCTTACTGTACGCCGGGGGCAGGAAAGGAATTTTTCCTGAGGTTTTCGGAAGGCTTTCAAAAAGGAATATCCCTGTATCCAGCCTGGTTGGGCTGTATGCACTTTCAATTTTCCTGGTTTTCGGAAGTTATCTCTTCAAAATTCCGGTGTCAACCATGATGCTGTTCGTAAGCCAGAACTACGTTTTCCTCTACGCTTTCATTATAATTGCATACTGGAAAACCGAAAACGGCTGGAAGAGAGGGATTTTTTCGGCTCTTTCACTCGTATCCTTGAGTTTTTTGGTCTCAGGGTTTACCTGGAAAGTCGCTTATCCGATCTTTTTGATAGGTTTTGGATATTACAGGTTTCTCAGGAGTACGGATAAAATTTCTGCATCCAGACTGCCTGCATCCAAACTGTCTGCATCCAGAAATGAAATTGCGCACTGTGAAGACGTTCAGGAAATCTCTAGTTTGGTCAAGCACTGA